The following proteins are co-located in the Neomonachus schauinslandi chromosome 8, ASM220157v2, whole genome shotgun sequence genome:
- the MRPL14 gene encoding 39S ribosomal protein L14, mitochondrial, with protein MAFCAGLWGPFTHASRALSQRSFSTTGSLSAIQKMTRVRVVDNSALGNTPYHRPPRCIHVYNKNGVGKVGDRILLAIKGQKKKALIVGHRMPGPRMTPRFDSNNVVLIEDNGNPVGTRIKTPIPTSLRQREGEFSKVLAIAQNFV; from the exons ATGGCtttctgtgctgggctctggggcccCTTCACCCATGCAAGCAGAGCGCTCAGCCAGCGCAGTTTCAG caCCACCGGGAGCCTCAGTGCAATTCAGAAGATGACGCGGGTCCGTGTGGTGGACAACAGTGCCCTGGGGAATACCCCATACCATCGCCCTCCTCGTTGCATCCACGTCTATAACAAGAACGGGGTGGGCAAGGTGGGCGACCGGATACTGCTGGCCATCAAGGGACAGAAGAAAAAGGCACTCATTGTGGGGCATCGCATGCCCGGTCCCCGGATGACCCCCAGGTTTGACTCCAACAATGTGGTCCTCATTGAGGACAATGGGAACCCTGTGGGGACCCGAATTAAGACACCCATCCCCACCAGCCTACGCCAGAGGGAAGGTGAATTTTCCAAGGTCCTGGCCATTGCTCAGAACTTTGTGTGA